A window of Eubacteriaceae bacterium ES3 contains these coding sequences:
- the msrB gene encoding peptide-methionine (R)-S-oxide reductase MsrB, whose translation MKYYKKEKSQLAKTLTKEQYAVTQENQTEPPFKNEYFDEKRKGIYVDITTGQPLFISTDKFDSGCGWPSFSKPIEDDLIAEKFDTSFGMRRTEVRSKVGDAHLGHVFDDGPVEAGGLRYCINSAALRFIPYEELEAEGYEEFKNKF comes from the coding sequence ATGAAATACTATAAAAAAGAAAAAAGCCAGCTGGCAAAGACCTTAACCAAAGAACAGTATGCTGTGACCCAGGAAAATCAAACTGAACCACCCTTCAAAAACGAATACTTTGATGAAAAGAGAAAAGGTATTTATGTGGATATCACAACTGGCCAACCGCTCTTTATATCGACAGATAAGTTTGATTCTGGATGCGGATGGCCCAGTTTTTCAAAACCAATCGAGGATGATCTGATTGCCGAAAAATTTGATACTTCTTTTGGTATGCGGCGAACAGAAGTTAGAAGTAAGGTTGGAGATGCCCATTTGGGCCACGTCTTTGATGATGGGCCAGTGGAGGCAGGCGGCTTGCGGTATTGTATCAACAGTGCAGCCCTTCGCTTTATCCCTTATGAAGAGCTGGAAGCTGAAGGATATGAAGAATTTAAGAATAAGTTTTAA
- a CDS encoding thioredoxin domain-containing protein, with product MENINSDKKHNLLIFEKSPYLLQHAYNPVNWHPWSEEAFAKAKHESKPIFLSIGYSTCHWCHVMEKESFEDQEVAAVLNRYFICIKVDREERPDIDQIYMTFAQMSRGQGGWPLNVFLTSDQKPFYSGTYFPKYSRNGKMGLLDVLRGIASQWEDKRSELTNSAQRITRLLNEMETTHKRTEMSDTAMRDAYNYYRENFDPDYGGFNKAPKFPSPHVLLFLMRFYRVTREKEALTMVEKTLEQMYKGGIFDHVGYGFSRYSTDSKWLVPHFEKMLYDNALMIMVYTECYQITGKSLYREIADKVIKYLIRDLKSLEGGFYSAEDADSEGIEGKFYLWSKQKIEKILSPEDASFLFRYYPMDRIGNFQGLNILNLISTDLRSLEKPGIKERLDGILKSLYEQRNKRVKPDKDDKILTAWNALTVTALSMAGRIFDNETYIGYAKATMHFIEKRITDDYGKLMARYRKGEARYPAYLDDYAYVTWAYVELYQATFDTRFLEKAFVKMEEIMDNFGDEEGSKGFYIYGRDGERLIARPKEIIDNVMPSGNAITLFLLIKLGKIGNRRDYLEKADSMLTYFAGKINEAPMVYTMMLTGKMLMDFGKQEIVMTGDLNDPLTQEMIKEINSHYLPLAFVLLNKSEQDFASINPVLKSFKRVDDKTTAYVCDVTGCKPPVNDLSGLKEILNKHD from the coding sequence TTGGAAAATATAAATTCTGACAAAAAACATAATCTGCTGATCTTTGAGAAAAGCCCCTATCTGTTGCAGCATGCCTATAATCCGGTAAACTGGCACCCCTGGTCGGAAGAGGCTTTTGCCAAAGCCAAACATGAGAGCAAGCCGATATTTCTTTCAATTGGTTATTCTACCTGTCACTGGTGTCATGTGATGGAAAAAGAAAGCTTTGAAGATCAGGAAGTGGCAGCGGTTTTAAATCGATATTTTATCTGTATTAAGGTAGATCGTGAGGAGCGACCGGATATCGATCAGATCTATATGACATTTGCGCAGATGAGTCGTGGCCAGGGAGGATGGCCCCTAAATGTATTTCTGACATCGGACCAGAAGCCCTTTTATTCAGGGACTTATTTTCCCAAATATTCCCGGAATGGTAAGATGGGTCTTCTGGATGTTCTGAGGGGGATTGCTTCACAATGGGAGGATAAGCGTTCGGAACTGACCAACTCGGCCCAGCGTATTACCAGACTTCTAAACGAAATGGAAACCACGCACAAGCGGACTGAAATGAGCGATACAGCGATGCGGGATGCCTATAACTATTATCGGGAAAACTTTGATCCGGACTATGGTGGTTTTAACAAGGCGCCGAAATTTCCCTCCCCTCATGTGCTTTTATTTCTGATGCGTTTTTATCGGGTGACCCGAGAAAAGGAAGCCCTGACAATGGTTGAAAAAACGCTTGAGCAGATGTATAAAGGTGGAATCTTCGATCATGTGGGTTATGGCTTTTCCCGCTATTCAACGGATTCCAAATGGTTGGTCCCGCATTTCGAAAAAATGCTTTACGATAATGCACTGATGATTATGGTTTATACCGAATGTTATCAGATTACGGGAAAAAGTCTTTACCGAGAAATTGCTGACAAGGTGATCAAATACCTGATCAGGGATTTGAAATCTTTGGAGGGGGGCTTTTATTCGGCTGAAGATGCTGATTCGGAAGGGATCGAAGGTAAGTTTTATCTTTGGTCCAAGCAAAAAATCGAAAAGATTCTGTCGCCTGAGGATGCATCTTTCTTATTTAGATACTATCCCATGGATCGGATTGGAAACTTTCAGGGCTTAAACATCTTGAATTTGATTTCCACTGACCTGAGGAGCCTTGAAAAGCCAGGCATTAAAGAGCGGTTGGACGGAATTCTAAAGAGCCTTTATGAACAGAGAAATAAACGGGTGAAGCCGGATAAAGACGACAAGATTCTGACGGCCTGGAATGCTTTGACAGTGACTGCCTTGTCGATGGCAGGACGGATCTTTGATAATGAAACGTATATCGGCTATGCTAAAGCGACCATGCACTTTATTGAAAAACGAATAACCGATGATTATGGCAAACTGATGGCCCGTTATCGCAAAGGCGAAGCCCGCTATCCTGCATATTTAGATGACTATGCCTATGTGACTTGGGCTTACGTGGAACTATATCAGGCGACATTTGATACCCGCTTTCTGGAAAAAGCGTTTGTGAAAATGGAAGAAATCATGGATAACTTCGGCGATGAAGAGGGGAGTAAGGGTTTTTATATTTATGGACGAGATGGTGAACGCCTGATTGCCAGACCTAAGGAAATTATTGATAATGTAATGCCTTCAGGCAATGCCATTACACTGTTTTTACTTATTAAACTGGGGAAAATAGGGAATCGCCGGGATTATCTGGAGAAAGCTGACAGTATGCTGACTTACTTTGCCGGTAAAATAAACGAAGCCCCGATGGTATATACCATGATGCTGACAGGAAAAATGCTGATGGACTTTGGTAAACAGGAAATTGTCATGACCGGAGATTTAAATGATCCCTTAACCCAGGAGATGATTAAGGAAATCAATAGTCACTATTTGCCGCTGGCATTTGTACTCCTCAATAAAAGTGAACAGGATTTTGCCAGTATTAATCCGGTTTTAAAAAGCTTTAAGCGGGTTGATGACAAAACCACAGCCTATGTTTGCGATGTGACTGGCTGCAAGCCTCCGGTTAATGATCTTTCTGGTTTAAAAGAAATTCTTAATAAGCATGATTAA
- a CDS encoding ABC transporter ATP-binding protein gives MLKIENLSKAYGDKKIKAVDHISLEVKPGEIFGFMGPNGAGKTTTIKMIVGLLKPDTGKITINGIDNQAEVLKAKKQFSYVPDTPVLFDKIKAIEYLKFMADVYEVSAGQREQVFEEYTELFEIKKAINDPIGSFSHGMKQKLALVGALLHDPELFILDEPMVGLDPKSSFELKRIMRERCDQGKSVFFSTHVLEVAEKLCDRIAIIKGGRIIEVGSMEELQNKAGSQESLEEIFLELTES, from the coding sequence ATGCTAAAAATAGAAAATCTATCCAAAGCCTATGGGGATAAAAAAATAAAAGCGGTTGATCATATCAGCCTGGAAGTAAAACCGGGAGAAATTTTTGGTTTTATGGGACCTAATGGGGCGGGGAAAACCACGACCATTAAGATGATTGTCGGGCTTTTAAAACCGGACACCGGAAAGATTACCATTAATGGAATTGATAACCAGGCTGAGGTGCTCAAAGCTAAGAAACAGTTTAGTTATGTACCCGATACGCCAGTACTTTTTGATAAAATCAAAGCGATTGAATATCTGAAATTTATGGCTGATGTTTATGAAGTGTCAGCCGGTCAGCGAGAGCAGGTTTTTGAAGAATACACTGAACTGTTTGAAATCAAAAAAGCGATTAATGATCCGATCGGCTCGTTCTCTCATGGGATGAAGCAGAAACTGGCATTGGTGGGAGCGCTTTTACATGATCCCGAACTATTTATTCTGGACGAACCGATGGTAGGACTGGATCCTAAATCATCCTTTGAACTGAAACGAATTATGAGAGAGCGTTGTGATCAGGGAAAATCGGTTTTTTTCTCAACCCATGTACTGGAGGTTGCTGAAAAACTGTGCGACCGGATTGCTATAATAAAAGGTGGTCGAATCATTGAAGTTGGGTCTATGGAAGAGTTGCAGAATAAAGCCGGCAGCCAGGAATCCCTCGAAGAAATTTTTCTGGAGTTGACGGAATCATGA
- a CDS encoding ABC-2 transporter permease, with protein MNGLLYKDFINLKPTFKIYCLIALIWAVIFIPDGNYSIFGLLMVMMSTLVITTLSLDDLAKWDGYALTMPVNRKEVVYAKYLLLLCLVVIGGVTALLIGVVGALMGFFDLLEMLFVMVNVFMIALIFGSTMLPLIYRFGTEKARTMILLVAGIFSGLILVATILIPPETIKALAGYLQHPFMVMSGCSILTVIYVFTSLKISVSLYESRDF; from the coding sequence GTGAACGGGTTACTCTACAAGGATTTTATTAATTTAAAACCAACGTTTAAAATCTACTGTCTGATTGCTTTAATCTGGGCTGTTATTTTTATACCGGATGGCAACTACAGTATTTTTGGATTATTGATGGTAATGATGTCAACTTTAGTGATTACAACCCTTAGCCTGGATGATCTGGCAAAATGGGATGGATATGCGTTGACTATGCCTGTGAACAGAAAAGAAGTGGTTTATGCAAAATATCTGTTACTCTTGTGTTTAGTTGTCATCGGTGGAGTAACGGCTCTGTTAATTGGTGTGGTCGGAGCGCTGATGGGATTTTTTGATTTGTTGGAGATGCTATTTGTAATGGTAAATGTATTTATGATTGCCCTGATTTTTGGCTCAACCATGTTACCGCTAATTTATCGCTTCGGAACCGAAAAAGCCAGAACAATGATATTACTGGTAGCAGGAATTTTTAGCGGTTTAATACTTGTGGCAACTATATTAATTCCACCTGAAACAATTAAGGCTTTAGCAGGGTATTTGCAACACCCTTTTATGGTGATGAGTGGTTGCAGCATTTTAACAGTGATATATGTGTTTACTTCCCTTAAAATTTCAGTTAGCCTCTATGAAAGTAGAGATTTTTAG
- a CDS encoding ABC transporter ATP-binding protein: MEYALKIEKLNKSYLDFKLDDISFSVPQGSIVGLIGENGAGKTTTLKAVLDLVKRDSGSISFYDQNLDKNSESLKNDIGVVLDAPCFHDALRAKDISRIMRNIYVNWENENFFKMLDKFKLPRDKAVKEYSKGMKMKLQIAVALAHNPKILILDEATSGLDPVAREEMMDVFQEFIQDEEKAVLMSSHITSDLDKIADYIVFMHRGKVLFQEEKETLLASMGILKCGSSQFESLNYLDYHRYRKNQFGYEVLVKNRVEMKNLYPDVIIDPATIEEMMVFFIKGEAA; this comes from the coding sequence ATGGAATATGCATTAAAGATCGAGAAGTTAAACAAAAGTTATTTGGATTTTAAATTGGATGATATCAGCTTTTCTGTTCCCCAAGGCAGTATCGTTGGTTTAATTGGTGAAAACGGAGCGGGGAAAACAACGACCCTAAAAGCCGTACTGGACCTGGTAAAAAGAGATAGTGGATCAATATCTTTCTATGACCAGAATTTGGATAAAAATTCTGAGAGTCTCAAAAACGATATTGGTGTAGTGCTGGATGCGCCCTGTTTTCATGACGCACTCAGAGCGAAAGATATCAGCAGGATAATGCGAAATATCTATGTGAATTGGGAGAATGAGAACTTTTTTAAAATGCTTGATAAATTTAAACTGCCAAGAGATAAAGCAGTTAAAGAATATTCAAAAGGAATGAAAATGAAGCTGCAAATTGCGGTGGCTTTGGCTCACAATCCCAAAATTCTGATTCTCGACGAAGCCACCAGCGGACTGGATCCTGTTGCGCGGGAAGAGATGATGGATGTATTTCAGGAGTTCATTCAGGACGAAGAAAAAGCAGTCCTAATGTCTTCTCATATTACCAGTGATTTGGACAAAATTGCTGATTATATCGTCTTTATGCATAGGGGAAAAGTTTTATTTCAGGAAGAAAAAGAAACCTTGTTAGCCTCTATGGGAATCTTAAAATGTGGAAGTAGTCAGTTTGAAAGCCTCAATTACCTGGATTACCATCGTTATCGGAAAAATCAGTTTGGTTATGAGGTACTGGTGAAAAACCGGGTTGAAATGAAAAATCTTTATCCGGATGTAATCATTGACCCGGCAACAATCGAAGAAATGATGGTGTTTTTTATCAAGGGGGAAGCAGCGTGA
- a CDS encoding GntR family transcriptional regulator yields the protein MEIVISNASEKPIYEQIASQIKGKIMSGDLSPGEMLPSMRLLAKELRISVITTKRAYSDLERDGFIETVTGKGSFVAAQNMTFLREEQLKQVENCLIKAVELSKISKIDLPELLEMMKILYEGE from the coding sequence TTGGAAATTGTGATCAGTAATGCTAGCGAAAAACCAATTTATGAACAGATTGCTAGTCAAATCAAAGGAAAAATTATGAGTGGAGATTTAAGTCCGGGGGAGATGCTTCCCAGTATGCGGCTTTTAGCAAAGGAACTTAGGATTAGTGTGATTACCACTAAAAGAGCTTATTCGGATCTGGAGCGGGATGGATTTATTGAAACGGTCACTGGAAAAGGGAGTTTTGTAGCTGCCCAGAATATGACCTTTCTCAGAGAAGAACAGCTAAAACAGGTCGAAAACTGCCTTATCAAGGCTGTTGAACTGTCAAAGATCAGTAAAATCGATTTGCCGGAACTATTAGAAATGATGAAAATTCTGTATGAAGGAGAGTAA
- a CDS encoding SprT family zinc-dependent metalloprotease, giving the protein MNYNLVRSKRKTISLKITESCELEVRAPKRMATDQIENFVRKHQAWVESRIQQMRQSQQRKDAFQVAFGEKYLMLGDYYPLIPVKQSDFGFNGKGFYADEEFTKDQLKKGMVSLYRDLARNLLIKKTVDYGQKMGVFPLKLKINKARTRWGSCSSSGNLNFSWYLIMAEESAIDYVVVHELAHLIQMNHSTEFWEIVEGYCPDYLGAKEKLKCLQTLLADQNWE; this is encoded by the coding sequence ATGAATTACAATTTAGTTCGGAGCAAAAGAAAAACCATTAGTTTAAAAATAACAGAATCCTGTGAGTTGGAAGTTCGAGCACCTAAGCGTATGGCAACTGACCAGATCGAAAATTTTGTCAGAAAACATCAGGCCTGGGTTGAATCGCGTATACAGCAGATGCGTCAGAGTCAACAGAGAAAAGACGCTTTTCAGGTAGCCTTTGGAGAAAAATATTTAATGCTTGGCGATTACTATCCTTTGATACCTGTCAAACAATCTGACTTTGGTTTTAATGGAAAAGGCTTTTATGCTGATGAAGAATTTACGAAAGACCAGTTAAAAAAAGGTATGGTGTCTTTGTATCGGGATCTGGCAAGAAATTTATTGATTAAAAAGACCGTTGATTATGGCCAGAAAATGGGTGTTTTTCCCCTCAAATTGAAAATCAATAAAGCGCGAACCCGTTGGGGCTCCTGTTCATCGTCTGGTAATCTTAATTTCTCCTGGTATCTGATTATGGCAGAGGAATCAGCCATCGATTATGTAGTAGTACATGAACTAGCGCACTTGATCCAGATGAATCATTCAACAGAGTTTTGGGAGATTGTAGAGGGATACTGTCCCGACTATCTTGGAGCAAAAGAAAAGCTCAAATGTTTACAAACTTTGCTTGCAGATCAGAATTGGGAATAA
- a CDS encoding U32 family peptidase, whose translation MKKPELLAPAGNFEKLKFALHYGADAVYCGGEQFGLRAKADNFDLEGLREAVSYVHAKDKKIYVTLNMIPHNEDLIGLPEYVKELDNMAVDGVIVADPGIFSVVREVAPELKISVSTQANNTNWRSVAFWHGLGAKRIVLARELGIAEIKEIRDKVSADMEIETFVHGAMCISYSGRCLLSHYMTGRNSNQGDCAHPCRWKYHLIEETRPNETFTIEETDKGSFIFNSKDLCLINEIPMLMRAGVDSFKIEGRMKSLYYVATVVSTYRKVIDDLFENPQISEVDSFYYQELTKVSHRNYTTGFFHGKTDASDQNYGTSSYTRPYDFIGVILSYNEKSQMATIQQRNKIVAGDEIEVMIPGKGYFVQTANYLLDETGNELESTPHPKMIYQMKMDQSVSPMDILRKKD comes from the coding sequence ATGAAAAAACCTGAGTTACTGGCACCTGCCGGAAATTTTGAGAAACTAAAATTTGCCCTTCACTACGGGGCAGATGCCGTTTATTGCGGTGGAGAACAGTTTGGCCTACGGGCCAAGGCCGATAATTTTGACCTTGAAGGATTGAGGGAAGCGGTTTCTTATGTTCATGCAAAGGATAAAAAAATTTATGTGACTTTAAACATGATTCCTCATAATGAGGATCTGATTGGACTACCCGAATATGTAAAAGAACTGGATAATATGGCTGTGGACGGCGTGATTGTAGCTGATCCCGGCATTTTTTCGGTAGTCAGAGAAGTGGCGCCGGAATTAAAAATTTCTGTAAGCACACAGGCCAATAATACTAACTGGCGAAGTGTTGCGTTTTGGCATGGCTTAGGGGCAAAACGTATTGTTCTGGCTCGAGAACTGGGAATCGCGGAAATTAAAGAAATAAGAGATAAAGTATCAGCTGATATGGAAATCGAAACTTTTGTTCATGGAGCTATGTGTATTTCCTATTCGGGACGATGTCTTTTAAGTCATTATATGACTGGTAGAAATTCCAATCAGGGTGATTGTGCCCATCCTTGCCGGTGGAAATACCATTTGATTGAGGAAACCAGACCTAATGAAACCTTTACCATTGAGGAAACAGATAAAGGCTCTTTTATTTTCAATTCAAAAGATCTTTGCCTGATCAATGAGATTCCGATGCTTATGCGGGCAGGTGTGGATAGCTTTAAAATTGAAGGACGAATGAAAAGTCTTTATTATGTGGCGACAGTGGTTTCAACCTATCGAAAAGTTATTGATGATTTGTTTGAAAATCCTCAAATAAGTGAGGTCGATTCTTTTTATTATCAGGAGCTGACAAAAGTTAGTCATCGGAATTATACTACCGGTTTCTTTCATGGAAAAACAGATGCATCGGATCAGAACTACGGGACTAGTTCTTACACCCGGCCCTATGATTTTATCGGGGTGATATTATCATATAATGAAAAGAGCCAAATGGCAACGATCCAGCAGCGAAATAAAATTGTCGCTGGTGATGAAATTGAAGTGATGATTCCGGGAAAAGGTTACTTTGTCCAAACAGCAAATTATCTGCTTGACGAAACCGGCAATGAACTGGAGTCGACACCTCATCCTAAGATGATCTATCAGATGAAAATGGATCAGTCGGTATCACCAATGGACATTCTGAGAAAAAAAGATTAA
- a CDS encoding O-methyltransferase yields the protein MNEIVKDYIENYLRELLPAGNERLAALRRTAEENNIPIIHSEVEKHIELLITATKVQRILEIGTAVGYSASAFAHFMGEAGSVDTIERSFSMVVEAKENFRRMGLNERVNLLVGDAQEVIKELSEPYDMIFLDGAKGHYIHLLPDCLRLLKPGGLIVSDNVLFKGMIASNELVIRRKITIVKRMRRYLKEISNHPELLTSILPLGDGLAVSYKK from the coding sequence GTGAATGAAATTGTTAAGGATTATATAGAAAATTATCTAAGGGAATTGCTGCCAGCAGGAAACGAAAGACTGGCAGCGTTAAGACGAACTGCAGAGGAAAATAATATTCCCATTATCCATTCGGAAGTGGAAAAGCATATAGAATTGCTGATTACGGCAACAAAAGTTCAAAGAATACTGGAAATTGGAACTGCGGTCGGTTATTCAGCCTCAGCTTTTGCCCATTTTATGGGCGAAGCAGGAAGCGTTGACACCATCGAGCGTAGTTTTAGCATGGTAGTTGAAGCCAAAGAGAATTTTCGCCGGATGGGACTTAATGAGCGGGTTAATCTGCTGGTTGGCGACGCCCAGGAAGTGATTAAGGAGCTTTCAGAGCCTTATGATATGATATTTCTGGATGGAGCAAAAGGGCATTATATCCATTTGCTGCCTGATTGTCTGAGATTATTAAAACCAGGGGGTCTGATTGTTTCAGATAACGTTTTGTTTAAAGGGATGATTGCCAGCAATGAACTGGTGATCAGGAGAAAAATCACAATCGTCAAAAGGATGCGGCGTTATTTAAAAGAGATTTCTAACCATCCTGAACTGCTGACTTCGATTTTACCACTCGGTGATGGTCTGGCAGTGAGTTATAAAAAATAA
- the mltG gene encoding endolytic transglycosylase MltG encodes MDNRKKSPAAIRAEKRKKVNQRRVVIILFVFLLLCTTVVFSFSFFIKKNLEPVGAGDIVQVEIPPGYTVTEIATLLKSDGLIKDTFAFEYYVRRENAASYLQSGHYEISPELSVEDIVDMLMTGDVYNTTITIPEGRNISEMAVILESAGICSQEDFIAETQKVAEYQAIYPILDGISLEEKDGVSRSLEGYLFPDTYLLTPDATAEDVVMAMLERFEEVYSEDYLEQTDKMGKTVDEIVIMASLVEMESKYDEDRASVASVFYNRIAADMPLQSDITVDYARGEKTTVLTTEQTQIESPYNTYINLGLPFGPIASFGESSLQAALYPDDTNYLYFVADLDTGKIIFNETYDEHLADVETYLSDYTAGE; translated from the coding sequence ATGGATAATAGAAAGAAGAGTCCTGCTGCAATCAGAGCAGAGAAAAGAAAGAAGGTCAATCAGCGAAGGGTGGTCATCATTCTATTCGTTTTTTTGCTTCTTTGTACAACGGTGGTCTTCAGTTTTTCCTTTTTTATTAAAAAGAATTTGGAGCCAGTAGGTGCCGGAGATATCGTTCAGGTTGAGATTCCACCAGGATATACTGTTACCGAAATCGCAACCCTTTTAAAATCGGACGGACTGATTAAGGATACCTTCGCTTTTGAATATTATGTGCGTCGGGAAAATGCAGCAAGTTACCTTCAATCCGGCCACTATGAGATTAGCCCGGAACTGTCAGTAGAAGACATCGTCGATATGTTAATGACAGGGGATGTTTACAATACGACGATAACAATCCCGGAAGGCCGAAATATTTCTGAAATGGCGGTAATCCTGGAATCGGCGGGAATATGCTCCCAGGAGGATTTCATTGCTGAGACCCAAAAGGTCGCTGAGTATCAGGCTATTTATCCGATTCTTGATGGGATATCTTTGGAAGAAAAGGATGGTGTCAGCCGCTCCCTGGAAGGTTATTTATTTCCGGATACTTACCTTTTAACACCTGATGCAACAGCGGAAGATGTAGTAATGGCGATGTTAGAGCGATTTGAGGAAGTTTACTCGGAGGATTACCTGGAACAGACTGACAAAATGGGAAAAACAGTGGATGAGATTGTTATCATGGCTTCGCTAGTTGAAATGGAGTCAAAATACGATGAGGACAGAGCTTCTGTTGCCAGCGTATTTTATAATCGGATTGCCGCGGATATGCCGCTGCAGTCAGACATAACAGTCGATTATGCCAGAGGTGAAAAAACAACGGTATTAACAACCGAGCAGACACAGATTGAGTCACCATATAATACCTATATAAATCTGGGGTTGCCTTTTGGTCCGATCGCATCCTTCGGTGAATCTTCACTGCAAGCAGCACTTTATCCGGACGATACGAATTATCTCTATTTCGTGGCTGATCTGGATACTGGCAAGATTATTTTTAACGAGACTTATGATGAACATCTGGCTGATGTTGAAACTTATTTAAGTGATTATACTGCCGGCGAATAA
- a CDS encoding YlbF family regulator, which yields MNIFDAANDFAAALKETESYLDFIKAKEALMADQEKYAMAKDYMEKQMAIQSLQMSGEELTQEQVDEYNNLADMIMTIPLIAAYFEAQVKFSIYYQEIADQIVQSVELQLD from the coding sequence ATGAATATTTTTGATGCAGCCAATGATTTTGCAGCGGCTTTAAAAGAGACCGAAAGTTATCTGGATTTTATTAAGGCCAAAGAGGCACTGATGGCAGACCAGGAAAAGTATGCCATGGCCAAAGACTATATGGAGAAACAGATGGCTATTCAGTCTCTGCAAATGTCAGGCGAAGAACTGACTCAGGAACAGGTAGATGAGTATAATAACTTAGCCGATATGATTATGACAATCCCGTTAATTGCGGCATATTTCGAGGCGCAGGTGAAGTTTTCGATTTATTATCAGGAAATTGCGGATCAGATTGTTCAGTCAGTAGAATTGCAATTGGACTGA